The DNA region TGCATTATGCCGACGGCGAGAAGCGCTACATTCTGGCCCCCGTGGGGGTGAAGGTCGGCGACGTCCTTCTCTCCGGAGAGAAGGCCGACATCAAACCCGGCAATGCCATGCATCTCGGTCGCATCCCCACCGGCACGGTGGTGCACAATATCGAGTTGCAGCCCGGTCGTGGCGGACAGTTTTGCCGCGCCGCTGGAACTTATGCCCAGCTCGTGGCCAAGGAAGGCAAGTACGCCCTGCTGCGGCTGCCTTCCGGCGAGATTCGCAACGTGCTTTCCGCCTGCGTGGCCACCATCGGCCAAGTTGGCAACATCCAGCACGAGAACATCTCGCTGGGCAAGGCCGGTCGCAACCGCTGGCTCGGGCGTCGTCCCATGGTCCGCGGCGTGGCCATGAACCCCGTCGACCACCCTCTGGGCGGCGGCGAGGGCAAGTCCTCCGGCGGTCGCCATCCGTGCACGCCGTGGGGCAAGCCGACCAAGGGCTACAAGACCCGCAAGCCGAACAAGTCTTCGTCCAAGCTGATCGTGAAGCGG from Alkalidesulfovibrio alkalitolerans DSM 16529 includes:
- the rplB gene encoding 50S ribosomal protein L2 yields the protein MAVRKLKPTSAGCRFQMVSSFEEITKKAPEKSLTEGLRKKSGRNCYGRITSRRRGGGHKKLYRIIDFKRNKVDIPAKVAAVEYDPNRSARIALLHYADGEKRYILAPVGVKVGDVLLSGEKADIKPGNAMHLGRIPTGTVVHNIELQPGRGGQFCRAAGTYAQLVAKEGKYALLRLPSGEIRNVLSACVATIGQVGNIQHENISLGKAGRNRWLGRRPMVRGVAMNPVDHPLGGGEGKSSGGRHPCTPWGKPTKGYKTRKPNKSSSKLIVKRRGEK